The following coding sequences are from one Musa acuminata AAA Group cultivar baxijiao chromosome BXJ1-6, Cavendish_Baxijiao_AAA, whole genome shotgun sequence window:
- the LOC103986818 gene encoding F-box protein At5g67140 isoform X3, which yields MKGGEGAEKEAKAIELEAEIERLPVDLLAFIFSLISSFKDLAQASGVCRKWRRGVEESLARKERLSFAGWKVDDESTARVVRAAYNLKELDISRSCWGCQITDGGLYKISLTKCVGNLLSISLWGMAGITDKGVIQLVTRANSLQHLNVGGTFITDDSLYAIASSCPQIKRQRSEQGNPAAKECLPKHRDGILAANLLPWPRY from the exons ATGAAGGGGGGAGAGGGAGCGGAAAAGGAAGCGAAGGCGATTGAGTTGGAGGCCGAGATAGAGCGGCTGCCGGTGGACCTCCTCGCTTTCATCTTCTCTCTTATCTCCTCCTTCAAGGATCTGGCACA GGCGAGTGGGGTGTGCCGGAAGTGGCGGCGAGGGGTGGAGGAGTCCCTCGCgaggaaggagaggctgagcttcGCCGGGTGGAAGGTGGACGACGAATCAACTGCCCGGGTCGTCCGTGCGGCCTACAATCTCAAGGAGCTCGATAT TTCTAGGAGTTGCTGGGGCTGTCAAATAACTGATGGAGGACTGTACAAAATTTCACTAACAAAATGTGTTGGCAATCTATTGTCTATATCATTATGGGGCATGGCCGGAATCACTGATAAAGGAGTAATTCAGCTG GTGACCAGAGCTAATTCCTTGCAACACCTGAATGTTGGTGGCACATTCATTACGGATGACTCTTTATATGCAATTGCAAGTAGTTGTCCACAAATCAAG AGGCAGAGAAGTGAGCAGGGCAACCCAGCGGCCAAAGAATGTCTTCCTAAACATAGAGATGGTATATTGGCAGCTAACCTTCTCCCTTGGCCAAG ATACTAA
- the LOC135580994 gene encoding putative chloride channel-like protein CLC-g isoform X1, with product MLSLLDPVNRSLSYKPTSETKVDGKRKRRSHTPLLATLEQAVSMGSEELDDDDDVETPLLHSASDSHLEDHFLRIRRSAPVTTSQLAIIGSSLCPIESLDYELIENDFFKQDWRSRGEAHIVRYVILKWTLCFLVGAVAGAVGFFNNLAVENIAGVKFVVTSNMMLAGKYKWAFLVFASTNFVLLMFASVITTYISPAAAGSGIPEVMAYLNGVDAPDIFSLKTFFVKVVGCVAAVSSSLHVGKAGPMIHTSACIASILGQGGSRKYRLTCKWLRYFKNDRDRRDLVTCGAGAGVAAAFRAPVGGVLFALECVSSWWRSALLWRAFFTTAVVVVVLRALIDVCNSGKCGLFGKGGLIMFDVTSADVTYHLDDLPPVIVLGIIGGILGSSYNFLLDKVLRIYNLINEKGHVCKLFLAASVSIFTSCCLFGMPWLASCKPCPAESSEACPSIGRSGNFKNFQCPPDQYNDLASLFFNTNDDTIRNLYSAGTDNVFQKTSIILFLITSYFLGIISYGLAVPSGLFVPVILTGATYGRLVGMLMGSHSTLNHGLFAVLGSASLLGGSMRMTVSVCVVMLELTNNLLLLPLVMLVLLISKSVADAFNANVYDLLVQLKGLPYLKAHAEPYMRQLTVADVVRGPLQIFNGVEKVSNIVHVLKTTGHHGFPVVDEPPFSNSPVLFGLILRANLLVLLKKKEFLRTCTLTSLDASRHFSADDFAKCGSGKHENVEGIELTAEEMDMYIDLHPFTNTSPYTVVETMSLAKAGILFREVGLRHLLIVPKSSSTTPVVGILTRHDFMPELILGLHPVLLQSRWKKTRVGKSNLIQLFYDLCRFQK from the exons ATGCTTTCATTGCTTGATCCAGTCAACCGATCCCTCTCCTATAAACCCACGTCGGAGACCAAAGTTGACGGCAAGAGAAAAAGGAGATCTCACACTCCGTTACTGGCGACGCTCGAGCAGGCGGTTTCGATGGGGAGCGAAgagctcgacgacgacgacgacgtcgaGACCCCACTCCTCCATTCCGCCTCCGACTCCCATCTCGAAGACCACTTCCTCCGCATTCGCCGCTCCGCGCCCGTCACCACCTCCCAGCTCGCCATCATCGGCTCCAGCCTCTGCCCCATCGAAAGCCTCGACTACGA GTTGATCGAGAATGATTTCTTCAAGCAGGACTGGCGCAGCCGGGGGGAGGCCCACATCGTCCGGTACGTCATCCTCAAGTGGACTCTCTGCTTCCTGGTCGGCGCCGTTGCCGGCGCCGTCGGGTTTTTCAACAACCTCGCCGTTGAGAACATCGCCGGCGTCAAGTTCGTCGTCACCTCCAACATGATGCTGGCCGGGAA GTACAAGTGGGCCTTCCTGGTGTTTGCGAGCACGAATTTTGTGCTTCTCATGTTTGCTTCGGTCATCACCACTTACATTTCGCCGGCGGCGGCTGGATCGGGGATACCCGAAGTGATGGCTTACCTAAATGGTGTTGATGCTCCGGATATCTTCTCGTTGAAGACCTTCTTCGTCAAG GTGGTAGGTTGCGTTGCTGCCGTCTCCTCATCTCTCCATGTGGGCAAAGCCGGTCCCATGATCCATACAAGCGCTTGCATTGCATCCATACTGGGGCAGGGTGGGTCTCGGAAGTACAGGTTAACCTGTAAATGGTTGAGGTACTTCAAGAACGACAGAGACCGACGGGATCTTGTCACCTGTGGAGCTGGTGCCGGAGTTGCTGCTGCTTTTCGTGCGCCGGTTGGTGGTGTTCTGTTTGCCTTGGAATGTGTATCATCATG GTGGCGAAGTGCACTACTTTGGAGAGCATTCTTCACAACAGCAGTTGTCGTGGTCGTTCTAAGGGCACTAATTGATGTTTGCAATAGCGGCAAATGTGGATTATTCGGAAAGGGTGGTCTTATAATGTTCGATGTCACTTCTGCCGACGTCACTTATCACCTAGATGACTTACCTCCGGTAATCGTTCTAGGCATCATTGGAGGAATCTTGGGAAGTTCCTACAACTTTCTGCTTGATAAGGTTCTTAGGATTTACAATCTGATCAATGA GAAAGgccatgtctgcaaattgtttctTGCTGCTTCAGTTTCCATATTCACATCTTGTTGCCTATTTGGAATGCCTTGGCTTGCATCTTGTAAACCTTGCCCAGCTGAATCATCAGAAGCTTGTCCCTCGATAGGCAGATCTGGAAATTTCAAAAATTTTCAGTGTCCTCCTGATCAGTACAATGACTTAGCCAGCTTATTTTTTAACACTAATGATGACACGATCAGAAACCTCTACAGTGCTGGCACAGATAATGTGTTCCAGAAAACTTCGATCATTTTATTCCTTATCACCTCTTACTTTCTTGGTATCATCAGCTACGGTCTAGCAGTTCCTTCAGGCCTTTTTGTGCCGGTTATTTTGACCGGTGCAACTTATGGCCGCCTTGTTGGAATGCTGATGGGTTCACATTCAACTCTCAACCATGGTCTTTTTGCAGTCCTTGGTTCTGCTTCCCTTTTAGGTGGATCAATGAGAATGACTGTTTCTGTCTGTGTAGTTATGCTTGAATTGACCAACAATCTGCTACTGCTCCCTCTGGTTATGCTGGTGTTGCTCATATCGAAGTCTGTGGCTGATGCTTTCAACGCCAACGTGTATGACCTGCTTGTGCAATTGAAGGGGCTGCCTTATCTTAAAGCCCACGCTGAGCCTTACATGAGACAGCTCACAGTTGCCGATGTGGTTAGAGGTCCTTTGCAGATATTCAATGGTGTGGAGAAAGTTAGCAACATAGTCCATGTGCTGAAGACGACCGGCCACCATGGTTTCCCTGTGGTGGATGAGCCTCCGTTTTCCAATTCACCAGTGCTTTTTGGTCTGATTCTTCGTGCAAACCTGCTTGTTTTGTTGAAGAAGAAAGAGTTTCTTCGTACCTGCACGCTTACAAGCCTTGATGCTTCAAGGCATTTCTCAGCTGATGATTTCGCTAAGTGTGGCTCCGGCAAGCATGAAAACGTCGAAGGAATTGAGCTGACTGCTGAAGAGATGGATATGTATATCGATTTGCATCCATTTACCAACACCTCACCTTACACGGTTGTTGAGACGATGTCATTGGCGAAAGCAGGTATTCTTTTCCGAGAAGTTGGCTTGAGGCACCTCTTGATTGTTCCAAAGTCCTCTTCA ACAACACCTGTGGTGGGCATATTGACAAGGCATGATTTTATGCCTGAGCTCATACTTGGGTTGCATCCTGTTCTGTTGCAAAGCAGATGGAAGAAAACAAGGGTCGGGAAATCAAATTTGATCCAACTATTTTATGATCTTTGTCGATTCCAGAAATAA
- the LOC103986818 gene encoding F-box protein At5g67140 isoform X1, translated as MKGGEGAEKEAKAIELEAEIERLPVDLLAFIFSLISSFKDLAQASGVCRKWRRGVEESLARKERLSFAGWKVDDESTARVVRAAYNLKELDISRSCWGCQITDGGLYKISLTKCVGNLLSISLWGMAGITDKGVIQLVTRANSLQHLNVGGTFITDDSLYAIASSCPQIKTIILWSCRHVTQSGLIMLVNKCRKLESINVWGMRVPVDCFVSLLAISPALKIKPSTQHLSVGTSWVV; from the exons ATGAAGGGGGGAGAGGGAGCGGAAAAGGAAGCGAAGGCGATTGAGTTGGAGGCCGAGATAGAGCGGCTGCCGGTGGACCTCCTCGCTTTCATCTTCTCTCTTATCTCCTCCTTCAAGGATCTGGCACA GGCGAGTGGGGTGTGCCGGAAGTGGCGGCGAGGGGTGGAGGAGTCCCTCGCgaggaaggagaggctgagcttcGCCGGGTGGAAGGTGGACGACGAATCAACTGCCCGGGTCGTCCGTGCGGCCTACAATCTCAAGGAGCTCGATAT TTCTAGGAGTTGCTGGGGCTGTCAAATAACTGATGGAGGACTGTACAAAATTTCACTAACAAAATGTGTTGGCAATCTATTGTCTATATCATTATGGGGCATGGCCGGAATCACTGATAAAGGAGTAATTCAGCTG GTGACCAGAGCTAATTCCTTGCAACACCTGAATGTTGGTGGCACATTCATTACGGATGACTCTTTATATGCAATTGCAAGTAGTTGTCCACAAATCAAG ACTATTATCCTATGGAGCTGTCGACATGTGACACAGAGTGGCCTCATTATGCTCGTAAATAAGTGTCGTAAACTTGAATCAATCAATGTTTGGGGTATGCGAGTACCTGTGGATTGCTTCGTCAGCTTGCTAGCTATCAGCCCTGCTTTGAAGATAAAACCTAGCACACAACATCTGAGTGTTGGAACGAGTTGGGTAGTATAA
- the LOC103986818 gene encoding F-box protein At5g67140 isoform X2, which translates to MKGGEGAEKEAKAIELEAEIERLPVDLLAFIFSLISSFKDLAQASGVCRKWRRGVEESLARKERLSFAGWKVDDESTARVVRAAYNLKELDISRSCWGCQITDGGLYKISLTKCVGNLLSISLWGMAGITDKGVIQLVTRANSLQHLNVGGTFITDDSLYAIASSCPQIKRQRSEQGNPAAKECLPKHRDGILAANLLPWPRYKSVTLKSHSKAHVC; encoded by the exons ATGAAGGGGGGAGAGGGAGCGGAAAAGGAAGCGAAGGCGATTGAGTTGGAGGCCGAGATAGAGCGGCTGCCGGTGGACCTCCTCGCTTTCATCTTCTCTCTTATCTCCTCCTTCAAGGATCTGGCACA GGCGAGTGGGGTGTGCCGGAAGTGGCGGCGAGGGGTGGAGGAGTCCCTCGCgaggaaggagaggctgagcttcGCCGGGTGGAAGGTGGACGACGAATCAACTGCCCGGGTCGTCCGTGCGGCCTACAATCTCAAGGAGCTCGATAT TTCTAGGAGTTGCTGGGGCTGTCAAATAACTGATGGAGGACTGTACAAAATTTCACTAACAAAATGTGTTGGCAATCTATTGTCTATATCATTATGGGGCATGGCCGGAATCACTGATAAAGGAGTAATTCAGCTG GTGACCAGAGCTAATTCCTTGCAACACCTGAATGTTGGTGGCACATTCATTACGGATGACTCTTTATATGCAATTGCAAGTAGTTGTCCACAAATCAAG AGGCAGAGAAGTGAGCAGGGCAACCCAGCGGCCAAAGAATGTCTTCCTAAACATAGAGATGGTATATTGGCAGCTAACCTTCTCCCTTGGCCAAGGTACAAATCTGTTACTCTGAAATCACATAGTAAGGCTCATGTTTGCTAG
- the LOC135580994 gene encoding putative chloride channel-like protein CLC-g isoform X3: MMLAGKYKWAFLVFASTNFVLLMFASVITTYISPAAAGSGIPEVMAYLNGVDAPDIFSLKTFFVKVVGCVAAVSSSLHVGKAGPMIHTSACIASILGQGGSRKYRLTCKWLRYFKNDRDRRDLVTCGAGAGVAAAFRAPVGGVLFALECVSSWWRSALLWRAFFTTAVVVVVLRALIDVCNSGKCGLFGKGGLIMFDVTSADVTYHLDDLPPVIVLGIIGGILGSSYNFLLDKVLRIYNLINEKGHVCKLFLAASVSIFTSCCLFGMPWLASCKPCPAESSEACPSIGRSGNFKNFQCPPDQYNDLASLFFNTNDDTIRNLYSAGTDNVFQKTSIILFLITSYFLGIISYGLAVPSGLFVPVILTGATYGRLVGMLMGSHSTLNHGLFAVLGSASLLGGSMRMTVSVCVVMLELTNNLLLLPLVMLVLLISKSVADAFNANVYDLLVQLKGLPYLKAHAEPYMRQLTVADVVRGPLQIFNGVEKVSNIVHVLKTTGHHGFPVVDEPPFSNSPVLFGLILRANLLVLLKKKEFLRTCTLTSLDASRHFSADDFAKCGSGKHENVEGIELTAEEMDMYIDLHPFTNTSPYTVVETMSLAKAGILFREVGLRHLLIVPKSSSTTPVVGILTRHDFMPELILGLHPVLLQSRWKKTRVGKSNLIQLFYDLCRFQK; this comes from the exons ATGATGCTGGCCGGGAA GTACAAGTGGGCCTTCCTGGTGTTTGCGAGCACGAATTTTGTGCTTCTCATGTTTGCTTCGGTCATCACCACTTACATTTCGCCGGCGGCGGCTGGATCGGGGATACCCGAAGTGATGGCTTACCTAAATGGTGTTGATGCTCCGGATATCTTCTCGTTGAAGACCTTCTTCGTCAAG GTGGTAGGTTGCGTTGCTGCCGTCTCCTCATCTCTCCATGTGGGCAAAGCCGGTCCCATGATCCATACAAGCGCTTGCATTGCATCCATACTGGGGCAGGGTGGGTCTCGGAAGTACAGGTTAACCTGTAAATGGTTGAGGTACTTCAAGAACGACAGAGACCGACGGGATCTTGTCACCTGTGGAGCTGGTGCCGGAGTTGCTGCTGCTTTTCGTGCGCCGGTTGGTGGTGTTCTGTTTGCCTTGGAATGTGTATCATCATG GTGGCGAAGTGCACTACTTTGGAGAGCATTCTTCACAACAGCAGTTGTCGTGGTCGTTCTAAGGGCACTAATTGATGTTTGCAATAGCGGCAAATGTGGATTATTCGGAAAGGGTGGTCTTATAATGTTCGATGTCACTTCTGCCGACGTCACTTATCACCTAGATGACTTACCTCCGGTAATCGTTCTAGGCATCATTGGAGGAATCTTGGGAAGTTCCTACAACTTTCTGCTTGATAAGGTTCTTAGGATTTACAATCTGATCAATGA GAAAGgccatgtctgcaaattgtttctTGCTGCTTCAGTTTCCATATTCACATCTTGTTGCCTATTTGGAATGCCTTGGCTTGCATCTTGTAAACCTTGCCCAGCTGAATCATCAGAAGCTTGTCCCTCGATAGGCAGATCTGGAAATTTCAAAAATTTTCAGTGTCCTCCTGATCAGTACAATGACTTAGCCAGCTTATTTTTTAACACTAATGATGACACGATCAGAAACCTCTACAGTGCTGGCACAGATAATGTGTTCCAGAAAACTTCGATCATTTTATTCCTTATCACCTCTTACTTTCTTGGTATCATCAGCTACGGTCTAGCAGTTCCTTCAGGCCTTTTTGTGCCGGTTATTTTGACCGGTGCAACTTATGGCCGCCTTGTTGGAATGCTGATGGGTTCACATTCAACTCTCAACCATGGTCTTTTTGCAGTCCTTGGTTCTGCTTCCCTTTTAGGTGGATCAATGAGAATGACTGTTTCTGTCTGTGTAGTTATGCTTGAATTGACCAACAATCTGCTACTGCTCCCTCTGGTTATGCTGGTGTTGCTCATATCGAAGTCTGTGGCTGATGCTTTCAACGCCAACGTGTATGACCTGCTTGTGCAATTGAAGGGGCTGCCTTATCTTAAAGCCCACGCTGAGCCTTACATGAGACAGCTCACAGTTGCCGATGTGGTTAGAGGTCCTTTGCAGATATTCAATGGTGTGGAGAAAGTTAGCAACATAGTCCATGTGCTGAAGACGACCGGCCACCATGGTTTCCCTGTGGTGGATGAGCCTCCGTTTTCCAATTCACCAGTGCTTTTTGGTCTGATTCTTCGTGCAAACCTGCTTGTTTTGTTGAAGAAGAAAGAGTTTCTTCGTACCTGCACGCTTACAAGCCTTGATGCTTCAAGGCATTTCTCAGCTGATGATTTCGCTAAGTGTGGCTCCGGCAAGCATGAAAACGTCGAAGGAATTGAGCTGACTGCTGAAGAGATGGATATGTATATCGATTTGCATCCATTTACCAACACCTCACCTTACACGGTTGTTGAGACGATGTCATTGGCGAAAGCAGGTATTCTTTTCCGAGAAGTTGGCTTGAGGCACCTCTTGATTGTTCCAAAGTCCTCTTCA ACAACACCTGTGGTGGGCATATTGACAAGGCATGATTTTATGCCTGAGCTCATACTTGGGTTGCATCCTGTTCTGTTGCAAAGCAGATGGAAGAAAACAAGGGTCGGGAAATCAAATTTGATCCAACTATTTTATGATCTTTGTCGATTCCAGAAATAA
- the LOC135580994 gene encoding putative chloride channel-like protein CLC-g isoform X2 gives MGSEELDDDDDVETPLLHSASDSHLEDHFLRIRRSAPVTTSQLAIIGSSLCPIESLDYELIENDFFKQDWRSRGEAHIVRYVILKWTLCFLVGAVAGAVGFFNNLAVENIAGVKFVVTSNMMLAGKYKWAFLVFASTNFVLLMFASVITTYISPAAAGSGIPEVMAYLNGVDAPDIFSLKTFFVKVVGCVAAVSSSLHVGKAGPMIHTSACIASILGQGGSRKYRLTCKWLRYFKNDRDRRDLVTCGAGAGVAAAFRAPVGGVLFALECVSSWWRSALLWRAFFTTAVVVVVLRALIDVCNSGKCGLFGKGGLIMFDVTSADVTYHLDDLPPVIVLGIIGGILGSSYNFLLDKVLRIYNLINEKGHVCKLFLAASVSIFTSCCLFGMPWLASCKPCPAESSEACPSIGRSGNFKNFQCPPDQYNDLASLFFNTNDDTIRNLYSAGTDNVFQKTSIILFLITSYFLGIISYGLAVPSGLFVPVILTGATYGRLVGMLMGSHSTLNHGLFAVLGSASLLGGSMRMTVSVCVVMLELTNNLLLLPLVMLVLLISKSVADAFNANVYDLLVQLKGLPYLKAHAEPYMRQLTVADVVRGPLQIFNGVEKVSNIVHVLKTTGHHGFPVVDEPPFSNSPVLFGLILRANLLVLLKKKEFLRTCTLTSLDASRHFSADDFAKCGSGKHENVEGIELTAEEMDMYIDLHPFTNTSPYTVVETMSLAKADNTCGGHIDKA, from the exons ATGGGGAGCGAAgagctcgacgacgacgacgacgtcgaGACCCCACTCCTCCATTCCGCCTCCGACTCCCATCTCGAAGACCACTTCCTCCGCATTCGCCGCTCCGCGCCCGTCACCACCTCCCAGCTCGCCATCATCGGCTCCAGCCTCTGCCCCATCGAAAGCCTCGACTACGA GTTGATCGAGAATGATTTCTTCAAGCAGGACTGGCGCAGCCGGGGGGAGGCCCACATCGTCCGGTACGTCATCCTCAAGTGGACTCTCTGCTTCCTGGTCGGCGCCGTTGCCGGCGCCGTCGGGTTTTTCAACAACCTCGCCGTTGAGAACATCGCCGGCGTCAAGTTCGTCGTCACCTCCAACATGATGCTGGCCGGGAA GTACAAGTGGGCCTTCCTGGTGTTTGCGAGCACGAATTTTGTGCTTCTCATGTTTGCTTCGGTCATCACCACTTACATTTCGCCGGCGGCGGCTGGATCGGGGATACCCGAAGTGATGGCTTACCTAAATGGTGTTGATGCTCCGGATATCTTCTCGTTGAAGACCTTCTTCGTCAAG GTGGTAGGTTGCGTTGCTGCCGTCTCCTCATCTCTCCATGTGGGCAAAGCCGGTCCCATGATCCATACAAGCGCTTGCATTGCATCCATACTGGGGCAGGGTGGGTCTCGGAAGTACAGGTTAACCTGTAAATGGTTGAGGTACTTCAAGAACGACAGAGACCGACGGGATCTTGTCACCTGTGGAGCTGGTGCCGGAGTTGCTGCTGCTTTTCGTGCGCCGGTTGGTGGTGTTCTGTTTGCCTTGGAATGTGTATCATCATG GTGGCGAAGTGCACTACTTTGGAGAGCATTCTTCACAACAGCAGTTGTCGTGGTCGTTCTAAGGGCACTAATTGATGTTTGCAATAGCGGCAAATGTGGATTATTCGGAAAGGGTGGTCTTATAATGTTCGATGTCACTTCTGCCGACGTCACTTATCACCTAGATGACTTACCTCCGGTAATCGTTCTAGGCATCATTGGAGGAATCTTGGGAAGTTCCTACAACTTTCTGCTTGATAAGGTTCTTAGGATTTACAATCTGATCAATGA GAAAGgccatgtctgcaaattgtttctTGCTGCTTCAGTTTCCATATTCACATCTTGTTGCCTATTTGGAATGCCTTGGCTTGCATCTTGTAAACCTTGCCCAGCTGAATCATCAGAAGCTTGTCCCTCGATAGGCAGATCTGGAAATTTCAAAAATTTTCAGTGTCCTCCTGATCAGTACAATGACTTAGCCAGCTTATTTTTTAACACTAATGATGACACGATCAGAAACCTCTACAGTGCTGGCACAGATAATGTGTTCCAGAAAACTTCGATCATTTTATTCCTTATCACCTCTTACTTTCTTGGTATCATCAGCTACGGTCTAGCAGTTCCTTCAGGCCTTTTTGTGCCGGTTATTTTGACCGGTGCAACTTATGGCCGCCTTGTTGGAATGCTGATGGGTTCACATTCAACTCTCAACCATGGTCTTTTTGCAGTCCTTGGTTCTGCTTCCCTTTTAGGTGGATCAATGAGAATGACTGTTTCTGTCTGTGTAGTTATGCTTGAATTGACCAACAATCTGCTACTGCTCCCTCTGGTTATGCTGGTGTTGCTCATATCGAAGTCTGTGGCTGATGCTTTCAACGCCAACGTGTATGACCTGCTTGTGCAATTGAAGGGGCTGCCTTATCTTAAAGCCCACGCTGAGCCTTACATGAGACAGCTCACAGTTGCCGATGTGGTTAGAGGTCCTTTGCAGATATTCAATGGTGTGGAGAAAGTTAGCAACATAGTCCATGTGCTGAAGACGACCGGCCACCATGGTTTCCCTGTGGTGGATGAGCCTCCGTTTTCCAATTCACCAGTGCTTTTTGGTCTGATTCTTCGTGCAAACCTGCTTGTTTTGTTGAAGAAGAAAGAGTTTCTTCGTACCTGCACGCTTACAAGCCTTGATGCTTCAAGGCATTTCTCAGCTGATGATTTCGCTAAGTGTGGCTCCGGCAAGCATGAAAACGTCGAAGGAATTGAGCTGACTGCTGAAGAGATGGATATGTATATCGATTTGCATCCATTTACCAACACCTCACCTTACACGGTTGTTGAGACGATGTCATTGGCGAAAGCAG ACAACACCTGTGGTGGGCATATTGACAAGGCATGA